AAAACCCTAACCATGATATCCTGTGATCCAAAGCCTGGGATTAAGCAAGTAAGTATCTTGTAGACAAAAAGGCCGGGATTACTGGCATTGATCTCCAATGGGAATGTGGTTAAGTGTGAGAGTTGCTCTGCATCAGAGAAGTGAAACAGTTTGAGTCCAGCCAGTTCGTAGAGAATGAGTGTTGGAAATTCTTGTCAAAGTCATCTCATGTGTCCCTTGTTCAGAAGACTGGCTCGCTTTTGAGAAGATTGTTGGTGTGCcctgtgtatttccagcattgGGAATTTTCCTCACTGTTATGGCAGGGAGTGCTGATGTTGGTGGCTCACTTTGTCAAACACCTGGGCGTGTCAGTGGTCTAATAGGATATTGTagaaatcaagttcaagtttaattatcattcaactagAATATAGgcaaacgaaacagcattcctccggaGCCAAGATGCAAAGCACATTACAAACATTACACTGCACATTGCACATAGAACAAGTAGTATGAAtggttatgatttcagaaaaaaatacagttaaaaagagaaaaagataattAGCAAGTTGTCCAGGCCAAACTTGTTCTTCCACCAAGTgaccactggagggcagcactgagcaaacaccaaTATTAATGCAACCATTTTTAATTTTGACTGAGTTACATATTGTACACATagaactttgatttttttttattctgaagctttttgatccaattttcctgagACTGTCTGCAGTTGAAGGAACAGGTGGTGGAACAGATGGTGGTTGCCTTTCCTTGTGCTGCTTTGCTGGCTTGTCCAAGCTGCAAGTGCTCCCACTATCTGCTCTCTCTTGTCTCGATATATGCTGTTGTCGAATGCCTTCTGTTCCTTATTACTCTTCAATGCAGATTCTATCTGATGGAGAGTTTGGGCAGGCAAATGGCAAATGTAGAGAATAAGGGTAAAGACTGGAACCAGAAGATGTGCACAATTTGCAGAATGCTACAAAGTACAGATTAGGTTTTAAAGATTAAAGCTCAGTTTTACTTGTCACATGCTCACAGAAATGTGTCGTgagcatcaatgaccaacacagtccgatgattgtgttgggggcagcctgcaagtgctgccatgcttttgGCACCAGTATTGCATGCCGACAGCTCACTAATCCTAGCCTGTAcagtatgtctttgaaatgtgggaagaaactggatagtctagagcaggggtcagcaacctttaccactgaaagagccacttggacccgtttcccacagaaaagaaaacactgggagccgcaaaacccgtttgacatttaaaatgaaataacactgcatacaacgttttttttgcctttatgctatgtataaacaaactataatgtgttgcatttatgaaattgatgaactcctgcagagaaaacgaaattacatttctgcatgcaacaaaaacattttgaactccgaaaaaaagacgttgggttgaaagttacttttaagtaaaatattcaatgtctatttgagtccttcttgtatttatgaaaaacgccgaacttaaattttccgccagcagcaaaccaaaaataaagtcagccagctgtcatcctgaaaaataaaaggactatttcactgaacaatgaaaaaatatgaatataagtaaaataataggcaattaaaatatttatcatacttggttaatgggatttctgctcctggacctcagcgcacagcgtctgcacatcagggctgtatgatgtcaccttcatctttacacaggattgcaagctgtcatctgtgaggttttcaatatcactccatttgtgattctgagcaagaacggccttctgacgggcaacatcttcaaggtctgctgtcaagcgtctaaacttggacacccatatgtctttgtcggctatgtcggccagttccatctcaagatcaggttgactcacacctgccaatgcagtcgtattcagtagggaaggatcgatgcttaagggagtgaccgggaaggataatgtgtttttttcctctctgaactcacagaagcgtttcccaaacgatgtttgcattgcgatgattgcagaatgtaaatactccgaaattatcatgtcgtgaccttgtttgaactctctcaaattggggaagtgagacaaagtgcctttctgtaaatctctggcaagcactgtcaacttgcgctcgaatgccaaaacatcctccaacatgtgcagggctgtacgtcctttcccctgaagagctgtgttcagcgtgttcaggtgcgctgtcatgtctaccatgaagtgtagcttttccagccactctggctgttccagctcaggaaaggtgagccctttgctgcccaggaaagttttcacttcttccagacacgcgacaaagcgtttcagcaccttccgtctggacagccagcgataaaaacacgttgtagcggtgtcagtaaactgcagtcaaagatagctttattcgaactaaacagccttgcttttaagcctccctcaacccagcccc
This DNA window, taken from Hypanus sabinus isolate sHypSab1 chromosome 8, sHypSab1.hap1, whole genome shotgun sequence, encodes the following:
- the LOC132397962 gene encoding general transcription factor II-I repeat domain-containing protein 2-like yields the protein MGMQRRKVLKRFVACLEEVKTFLGSKGLTFPELEQPEWLEKLHFMVDMTAHLNTLNTALQGKGRTALHMLEDVLAFERKLTVLARDLQKGTLSHFPNLREFKQGHDMIISEYLHSAIIAMQTSFGKRFCEFREEKNTLSFPVTPLSIDPSLLNTTALAGVSQPDLEMELADIADKDIWVSKFRRLTADLEDVARQKAVLAQNHKWSDIENLTDDSLQSCVKMKVTSYSPDVQTLCAEVQEQKSH